In Triticum aestivum cultivar Chinese Spring chromosome 5B, IWGSC CS RefSeq v2.1, whole genome shotgun sequence, the following proteins share a genomic window:
- the LOC123111680 gene encoding lipid phosphate phosphatase 2, with protein MADIQLGCYTIKSHGAKVARLHMYDWIILLLLAVIDGLLNIIEPFHRFIGKDMMTDLRYPLKGNTVPFWAVPLIGIVLPCVIFGGIYFKKKNIYDLHHGILGILYSVLITAVITDAIKDGVGRPRPDFFWRCFPDGKDLYDNVTTGVLCHGEKSVIKEGHKSFPSGHSSWSFAGLGFLTWYLTGKIAVFDRKGHIAKLCIIVLPLLTAALVAVSRVDDYWHHWQDVVAGAVLGLTVASFCYLQFFPYPYDADGLWPHAYTLQLAEARNSGIANSFSLRPPTETEEGEGQGGIALRDTSPILDTMESGRRYGN; from the exons ATGGCGGATATCCAGTTAGGATGTTACACTATAAAGTCCCATGGAGCCAAAGTGGCTAGACTCCACATGTATGACTGGATAATACTTCTCCTCCTTGCTGTCATAGATGGACTGTTGAATATAATTGAGCCTTTTCACCGCTTCATTGGGAAGGACATGATGACTGACTTGAGATATCCATTAAAGGGCAATACTGTGCCCTTTTGGGCTGTTCCG CTCATTGGAATTGTCTTGCCATGTGTCATCTTTGGTGGAATTTACTTCAAGAAGAAGAATATCTATGATTTGCACCATGGCATACTGG GTATTCTTTATTCGGTGCTCATAACTGCGGTGATTACTGATGCAATTAAGGATGGAGTTGGCCGACCACGTCCTGATTTCTTCTGGCGCTGTTTCCCAGATGGAAAGGAT CTTTATGATAATGTCACTACTGGCGTTCTGTGCCATGGAGAGAAGAGTGTCATCAAAGAAGGTCACAAGAGCTTCCCAAGTGGACACTCATCAT GGTCTTTTGCCGGCCTAGGCTTCCTTACGTGGTACTTGACTGGGAAAATCGCAGTTTTTGACCGTAAAGGTCATATTGCAAAGCTTTGTATTATTGTTCTGCCTCTACTTACTGCTGCACTTGTTGCTGTTTCTCGAGTGGATGACTACTGGCATCACTGGCAAGATGTGGTTGCAGGAGCTGTTCTAG GTCTCACAGTGGCTTCATTTTGTTACCTGCAATTTTTCCCATATCCTTATGATGCAGATG GACTGTGGCCTCATGCATACACGCTCCAGCTAGCCGAGGCACGCAACAGTGGCATTGCAAACTCCTTCAGCTTGCGACCACCCACGGAGACTGAAGAAGGGGAAGGTCAGGGCGGGATCGCCCTAAGAGACACGAGTCCTATTCTTGACACCATGGAGTCTGGCAGGAGATACGGAAACTAA